The sequence ACAGGGAAGGTGGACCAAGCAGAAGTCCAGAGACTCTTCATCAGCTGAAGAGTAGTTAGAAGAGAGGCACAGCAGAGACAAGAGGCATCTCCAGCGATTCTTGTGGATCTAATTTTAGCAGGAGAACTCATTCAGTTACCAATACCTCATTGCATGCCATAACTGAACTGAGAAGGATGGGAACAGCAAAGGAGAGATCTTATTTGGAAAAAGATCTCTGTTTTACTGCATCAATCATTTGCTATCTGCATACATTAACTCAAGATCCAAAGTCTAATTAGCAAGGATAGAAGGCACCATAGCAAGGTGATCTCTATCCATTGGAAGGAGGATACTCTGGGCTCACCTCAGGCTGCCCTGACTGTGAAGACGGAGACAACTTCAAGAGACTCTACAGGGAGACATATTGTGCTTTAGAAGAGCAGTAAGCAGTAACATGAGGTTGTTAAGGAGGAGCAAGGATAAAAAGTGAAAAGTGCTTGATCTGAAAAGGCACCCTGATAACAAAAGAGCCAGGAAAAAAGATGAATACCACTGGAAACAATGTTTGCCAGAGCAGTCTCAattgccagagagaggagtgcCAGAGAGCTACCTCTCACTCGAGCTGTGGATACATGAGGCAGTGAGCACTGAGTCTAACAAGGCAAACCTTTGCAAGTGTTTAGTGGTTAATTGCACCATCAATTTGCAGTCTCAATCAATTATCAGGAGATGATATTATGGTTTATGAGGCTCAAATGCATCATTTGTTTAGCTGCATACAAAACGCAAGCTCAAAAGATACATAGGACAGGTAATTTGCTTGCAACTCTGGATATGAAAATGTCAGGCATAACCTGGTAATTTCATGCCATAAATCTCACTGATCTTCTGGTACACGATGTTGTAATGgcatttatttaatattaaaattgatTTAAGCTTGTTTAACCAGTAATACAATATGGGCCTGATCATTATTAGGGTGcagtttttcattttcccatagccatatttttatttatcatcaGTTCTGTTTTGAATGCTGGGTAAGATAAAACTGACTATGAATCTGTCATTACAAACAATTGTTGCATCACCTAAGTATGGAAGCAGTAAATTTATTTATATCGTTAGTTGTTTCTGTGATTTCAAGATCAAATATTCATCCTCTATCTTTGGATTGGGCAGGCTACTGTTCAAGAGCTAATGCTGTTAGTTTTTCTAGGTCACAGTCAAAAAGTAGGTCTTTGCAATCTACTAGATCTACATAAATAAGTGATGAAGTACCTTCCAAAAGAACTTCTcaaagtgtggggaaaaaaagaatgttgaCCTTCAGTGTAACTGAAGTGtaacttcatttttatgaaattCTTTAGGCAATTATTTGTGGATATGACAGTCTATCacataaaaaagcaaaatgattttCAGACCTTACAGGACTTTTAAAAGACCAGTGGGTGAAAACTGTTTCACTGAGATTTGAAATGATGCAGGGGCTTTAAGCAAAGATAGCAATAATCAAAGCTCCTGCAGTGTTTTTCATCTGTTGATCTCAAGGTAATTAGACAGTAAAGTCCATAGGTAGCGAAAGTACTGTATATATGTGGAAGTCATTAGCTATAAACctagatagatttttttttcttggaaacagCAAAGCCTAAAGAAGCTGGGTTATGATTCAAGTCACATTGCTGATATGAAAAGATGAAGTCATTGCAAGTGTAGTCAGCGTTTTGAAGGGGGCAGCAATTTTTCAACATCAAAAGCACTAATATTAAAGTAAGCAAAGAAATTGGGGGTGGAAGTCCTCCATAAAAAAGCTGTCTCGGTGCCACACTAAGCACAAATACAGTTGTCTGTGTGTTGTCCTATTAGAAAATACCTGATGATTGCTAGAATATTAAGTCCTATGATTGTGCAAGCTGGCAGAACCAAAGGGCCTGGACTGCTCTATTGGATGATTACCTTTCCTCCCCCAATTCTTAAAGCAGAATGGATGGCAGTTTCAGATTGAATATATATTTTCCATCTGCTGAATAGTTGTTTTTGTTCAGGCTGTTTGAGGTTAACTGTGCACGTACTAATCAAACCCACTACTTCCTTTCttgtaaaaccaaaacaaagcttcATATTACTTTCAGGTACAGCATCTGGGATcaaagctatatatatacacactgacTCTGTGTGGGTTCAAACATTTCGAAGATTCAGTATCCTGAAAGGTGTCGCCTTTTTTCCAGTCTTGAGAGTTCCAGTTTGTCTTAAACTCTGAAGGCATCAGCCACCTTCAACCCCTTCAGCTTCTGTTCCAGCACAGGAATGCTCTCAATACTGGTCACCGTGGGCTTTCTCTGCACAGCCACTGCCATTGCTGAAGGTGGGTAGATGAAGGAGGCAGGGTAGATGAGGGTGTCTACCTTTTCTCAGTTTCACATCTTTGCAGGAGAGGACTGGGTACaacagggagagagagatgaCTGGGACCTCTCCATAGGACAGTGTGGGAACAAGGTCTTGGGGCACTGTGGGGCATCTGGAAAACCAGACACAGACTTCAGAGCAGTAGCATCTGTAAAGAGGCTGGGCAGGATTCAGAGTAGCTCAAGAAGGAGGAAAGACTTTGGAAAAACAGGCCCTGTGAGTGACATTGTTGGCAGCTGATAACACGGATATAGAGGTTTGAATGGATCCAGAAATCCTACTACTCTTCATCCCAAATTCTTGCACTGCAGAACTCAGGAAGATAAGCTCTGCCCCAAAATGGACTGATATAAAATGAAATTGAACAAATAATGCTGAGTCTTCACAGGTTATTGAAGCCAAAGTCAGTGCCTTCCCATTGTGTAGCAGGATATAGAAGTTGTAAAAAGCAGCTAGTGGGGATGTACGTGGTACACCAGTTTCCCTTTAAgacttgtaattattttttgcAGTATGTTTATCAGGTTTTGCTGTGTGTTGTTATGCTGTGGCTTGGGGTATATACTGTTCTTGTATTGTGGCTTGGGAAGAGCTGGttaaaaataagaagcaaaaagatcaaaaccaaaaatatgcAAACAGGTTTTCCATTCAGTTTTACTGTTATGCTAGAGGTTCTGTTCCATGTTCCATACAGGATGTCAACCTGTTTGTTTCTAAATGTGAACATGCTTCTTCTACCAGGCAGAAATTGTTTAAATgcctaattttaaatttcagatttcaGCTTTACCATCTGAAgtctattttttttgctttcttatgtATATTAAAAAGTTTGTGTTGCGGGAAACTGAAGCATGCAGGTCATTGCTCCAGTAAGTGCGCCAAATTACCTACTATTTAAGCAACAAGTAATTGCTGAGATTTATAATATCATTTATAGTAATCAAAGCACTTCTTGAGGTTTAAAAGTATATTAATGCAGTGCCTTGGGCTCCTTTTTTTTGGAAGGGTTTAGAAGCATTTCTAGGAATTACCCATGGATAATAGGAGGTTGTGCAGGTTCCTACTGTGCAGGTTTCAAGTAAATGACTGCAGATCATTTCTTGACAGTTCACTTACCGTTATGCTCTTTACTTCCTTACAGTAATGGAAGTGACTCAACCAGCAATAGTACTGGCCAACAGGCAAGGAGTCGCCAGCTTGGTGTGTAAATACAAGCACATTGGGAATGCAAAGGAAATTCGAGTGACTCTGCTTAAACAGACAGGTGACCAGTTCACTGAAATTTGTGCTTCAACCTACACAACGGAGTTTAAAATGTTCAGTGTGGAAGAGGTCATTCAGTGCCATGTTAGCCCTAGCCGAAACAACGTGACCCTCACCCTCACTGGCCTGCAGGCCAATGATACAGGTCTTTACGTCTGCAAGATGGAGCGGATGTACCCTCCACCCTATTTTATGAACAAAGGAAATGGGACGCATCTCTATGTCATTGGTAAGCCAAGGAGCTTTACAGTATTGTGATATTCCCAGGTTAAGGGAGTTGCTTTCATGTCTCAAAGGTCTTCAAAATTCTGTTTGTAAGAAGCGAGGCTCAAAACTGATCCAAGCTCTGAGAACCGTGATCAGCTTTTATTCCTTTCAGACCTCCCTGCACACACCTAAAGCAGGCATATTCATAACCATGCAATGTATTTAGGGAGGTATGGATGTTTGACAGCATAAGCAGTACCATATATTGTCCATATACATCTAGGCAGTTAGACATGTAAGTGCAGAAACAGCAGAGAGTAACGTGTATGTTCTACAGATAAAACCTATTTTCATTGGAGGTTGAGTGGGCATGGACTGGGATAGCACAAGCTGGAGAAAAGCAGCGTGGAGGCTGACTTATTGACTCTAGGGACTTCCTTACGAGGCTTATGTGTGACATGACCTGTGTGATATCATATGTTTTAGATCCAGAACCTTGTCCAGACACTGCCATATATCTCTGGGTATTAGGAGCTACTGCCTCAGGATTTTTTCTTTACAGTATCATCATCTCAGCCATTCTTGTGGGCAAAGCGGTAAGTCCCATCAACTCAGCCCCATCCTGCTAATAAAACCCCTTTGTGTGATGAggacaaggagaaagaaatgagaacagatttttccttttctcaccaTTCACCTCTGTGCAAAGCAAACTTAAAGAGGCTTCCCCTTGTGATGGTGGGGAATTATAACTTACAGCATTTTTAACCTCACAGCTAGAAATGTCTGCACAAAGAATATTGTGAAATGTAAGCCTGGATTGCCTCTTTCCATGGGGGTCTGGAGTACTCACAGTCTGTTAGAAGTGAACCTGATGCCAAAACTTAAAACCAAACAGTATCCCGTATTTTTCAATCCACCCTTGTCCCTAGAAGTTAAATTAAACTGTTTGGTATGAATACTTATAGTTTTGAACCAACactgaactctgcagcaggagcaccTTCAAAGGGCTAAATGAATGGTAGGACTCTGGTTTTTGCTAAATGGCCCCTGTAACTCCTGATTCTTCCTCAAATGGTGTTAACGGATCTTCTACAAAGAGGGTTGACAGGGAAAGGTATCTAGAATACCTTCTACTCAGTAAAGAGAGAACATCCATCGGTTTTCTCTAAAATGTGCTGGTCAATGATTATGCTGTGATCACTTGTTCATTTTACTGTCTTCCTGTATTTTATAGATAAAGAGAAGACGATGTCTCACTACTGGGGTCTATGTGAAAATGCCTTCTGAAAAGCTAGAGAAAAAAGTTATTCCATTCCACATCACTGTTAactgaaacaagaaaagagagaaacagtttCCTAGCTGGGATGGAAAGTCTGCTAATTCACTtaagttaaagaaataaaattaattgtcttGTTACAAAGGTGTACGGGAAGGAGAGGGAATATGCTTTGTAACTTCTGCGGTTTGGAGGAGAATAAATAGTTTATGCATTAATATTTCAAGGTTAATCCTGTCACATAAAAATGGCTGCATTAGGCCATTGATTCTTTGAATTGTATTGTACCAATATGTAGTCTATATAATGGTCTATATAATGTATAGCATTAAGAGCTATTGCTGTTGCAGCCGAGCATCTTACTGTCAAATTTCACCAAGTCTACTGATCAACTGAAATCCAAACACTATTATGACAGAGGCTTGTGCGTCATTGCAAGGCTAATACCAGAGgtctggggagcagaggcagaggagcACACTAATGTACAAAGAAATGTTGACTTGTTTCCCTGTGTTGCTATTTATTGGTCCCATTTCTGGCATTAGTGCTCTGTGCTTCCACAGAGGCTTCACCCTAGGCTGACAATGATGACATTGCTGCTCTAAAAGCCTGATCTAAGCTCCTTTCACTGGCATTGTGTCCCAGTAGTGCCGTGCTGGAGTTAACATTGATGGTATCTGAGCCAGTGCTGACAGCTCGGTTGGAGAGCAAGGCTGCCCAGCAGGAGCCCTCTTAGGCTGTTGCTGGGAGGAAATTCTAGCTCTGCTGGGGCCTTGCGTTTTACAAATGCTAAATTAGCATCTATCCAAAAGGCAGAAGTATGTTGCTGTGTTTAACTGAgtttattttccatgaaaatactGACAGTGTATAATCTTGTTTATTAGTTATGTACCATTCAATAAAAACCTTGAAGCTTTGCCCAAATTCAAGTTCATTTCTTATTCACCGTTCTCAGAAGAAACAGGAAGTGGCTACATGTTAGAAAGCAGCGATGACAAGATGAACCTTTCCCCTCTGACCCTGTGTTCTGCCCTTCTGAGGGAGCCTGTGTGATCATGCCAACACTTACTTTCTCAGCTCTCCTCCTCAGGGGGCCACCATTAAAATCTGTCAAGTCTTCAATTTTCTAGTTAGAGCTGCTGTGATGTGGTTCAGAGACACTACCAATCACCTTTTCACTTCCAGCAAAGTTACTAGCAGGAGGTAGCTGTAACGACTTTGACAGCATCTCCTGTACATGTTTATACAAAAAGCTAGTCCTAGTTTCAAATCCTGTTTTCTTTGCACCTCTTTGACACTCTCACTCACTAAATGCTAGCCGAAACACAAAGCTGCTGGAGCTTAAAACAATTTTAGTATTCTCAGCTACAATCTACTGCTTTGACTCTTTGCTATCAACATTTCAACATTTGCTATCAACATTTCAACATTTGCTATCAACATTGCAACCCAAAAACTTGGCAGTGtgtgtctctgtttcacagctctGAATCCATGTTCTTGGCTCTGTAACTGTGAACCCAAACCTCACAGCCCTCTATGCCATGTTCCTGcagtggcagcagctcccagaacaCCGAATCTCATTGCTCTTTTGGTTCGcttttcccctcttgccccttCCTCTGGCATCACCTCCAACTGTACAAATAAACATTCACATTCTCAATTTGCCAATGTTTGCAGGTGCTAACCGCTCTCTCGGTGTTGACCTACAATTGTAGTGTATTAAGTAAAAGTAACATCTGATGACATATCCTTTCTCTGAAGGCGTTTTAGAATTCTGACATCAGTCTGGGATATTTCACCCAATTTTCCACTAACCTGGTGTTTTGGGGATAAAAAATGGTCAAAGATCACACATTCGATGTCACCGCAAAATGACTGAATTTCCCCCTACTCAAGTGCAGCCTGATCAGAGAAATGTGTTCCATGATTGGTAAAAATAGATTTGACCCACACATCCACTTGTAAGAGCTGTAAAAGTCTTCTAATAAAGTTACCCTGCCAAAGCAAGAATAATTATCCAGGGCAAATTTTTTCTACCACAGCAAGTAGTAGCTCAGATATTCCCCAAATCATGCGTCTGGCTCCTAATCAGGAATCAATTGTTTCTTCTTACTCTTTTCCTTGACAATTCCTATACACTGGGGCCAAGAATTAGTTTTCTTAAGCAATCTAAAAGCAGTTCAAGTAAAttacttcctaatttttttcttcctgggtgAAGAGATGCTTTGGACATGTATCACCAACCCCATGACCTCTGGCCACAGCTGGCTGTGAATCTGTGTCACCGTAGAACCTATATATTCCAATTCGCCTTCATTTCTGGCAGCTAAGTTGACCATGGTTAGGCTTTCTACATCCACCTGGACTAATCCCTCTTATTACTCTAACATTTCCTTGAGACATTCAGCCTGTAAACCTGTGAAGAATTCTTCCCTAAATAAGCTGCAGGCTGATAAATTACCTGAATAGTGAAGGTTATGGGAAAGGAGAGCAGAAATTATCATCTCACATATGGCAATagcagtattttctgtttgctcttgCACTTAAATAATTCCTGGTATGATGTTTATTAATTATCCTACTGGAAATGACTTTGCTCAAATTCTCTAGCTGTTCTGAACTTCTCTTCATCCTCAGTAGCTACTGTTTCCAACCTTCTCTTATTTCTGCAGTGCTTAATTTTCTCTGGGTTTCTTTACCATTGTAGCAGCGTTCCCTACACTAAATGTTAAATAAGTACGCATTATCATTTCTGCTCCAAACAAGGTTCCCCTTTTGAATTTTCTGGCAGGGTAATAGGTGCGCTCACATCAGCAGATGTAGCAGTGCAAGACCAAAGTGGGATTTCAGTTCAGATTTTATTGACGATGATACCCTCATAATTTATATCTGGCACTACAGAGATGAGTGGAGCCTAAGTGTCCACAGAGATGATATTTATACCTATCTCCATATGGTCCAATATAGCAGCTAGGTCTGAGGAGTGCAGAGCCCAGACCTCGGGGAAATTCCATTCC comes from Numenius arquata chromosome 3, bNumArq3.hap1.1, whole genome shotgun sequence and encodes:
- the CTLA4 gene encoding cytotoxic T-lymphocyte protein 4, producing MLSILVTVGFLCTATAIAEVMEVTQPAIVLANRQGVASLVCKYKHIGNAKEIRVTLLKQTGDQFTEICASTYTTEFKMFSVEEVIQCHVSPSRNNVTLTLTGLQANDTGLYVCKMERMYPPPYFMNKGNGTHLYVIDPEPCPDTAIYLWVLGATASGFFLYSIIISAILVGKAIKRRRCLTTGVYVKMPSEKLEKKVIPFHITVN